TTTATAGAGTTAAGAATTTCAcagaaaaatcaagaattttTCGAATAAAAGACTAGACTCCAATTTAaagtctttcttcttcttcctcagaAACAAACTTCATTCATTTCAATTTATAGCAAAAGGACAATTGGTGATACTCATTATTGCGGATCTTCCACGGATCTAAtagtgaaatataaaattattgtagaACGAACCTAATATTAGTTTGATAATTTGACATAGTTATTAAAGTGTAATTAAGAACATGGTTAAGGATTGATTGAACTATTATATACTCTTTGAAGCAGAGTAAAAAAAGTATCAACTCGTTAAACAAGTTTTATGATACATAGTATCTTAGTATCTAGTGTCTAAAATCTTTAAAGCAATGATAATTGTTACTGTTtcgaaaaatattatatcatccAATATAGTTAGAATATTAAGAATCATAtgatttataacaatttttgtGTGATacatttgataaatattttgtaaccCGGATGTTACTTGAATAGAGTGAATTGAAACTAAATTGTATGATTTAAACTAAAACGTGAAATgctttttcacttttctttttttattcttttcttcttgcaCTAATGGTTCCAATGAtaccattttattttcatgatgCCATCTTGCTTGCAGTGACAATaacattttatgttattttctaaataaaattatctctCATAACAATATTATtgcttaaattaatatataagtgttattatatttaattttttatatagaattagattttttttttcttttgttaaatttttcaaaattatttaaattaggatatattaattcttattttttattatatattttatataaaattaattgttattttaaagaaaatattcaaattaatagacaatttttatatttttgtatttcttttataaaagttagTAATTGTGTAaacaaatgtttattttatttttaagattatatgAATAAGGTGTCATTGATAGTTCAAAATGACTTCCCAATTTCTTAAAAAGTAATGTGTTTTCttaatataagaatatatattattaaggttctacaatataaattgattaaacGATATGGAATGtggaaatttattaaaattttcgaATATTCCATGTATTATTCTTCTTTGCTCACTTGTAAGAAAAGTGTTTTATTCTTTCTCAGCTTAACTACGACCGGGAGAAAAACAGCAAAGTACCTAGAATTGGTGTGaaaatgccaaaaaaaaaaagtagaaaaaagatTGGTGTGAAAGGGAGATGGGAGGGATGTTGATATACTGATGTTTATCATGTCActttatgcttttcttttgaaaaatgtttgtatAATCATGTATtattagataaagaaaagagaatatgataaaatgagagtaagataaaaaaaaaatgtaggatAACTCtctttatgtttatttcaaCTTTAATCTTTCATATTCCTTTTAACGTACAAGCTAccgttttattagtttatataaaaaaaaaagtatttttaacaatatttttgacaattttcttataatattttatatgatagtTTGTGGTTGAGctgttttaattataaaacttaaaataataatgacatataatttatagtaaaaagctgttaaaaaaaaagttgttaaaagattATGATCCATAATTAGCGttaaattttgacatatatAATACTATGAAAATTGAGATATCTTTAATGAGAGTTGAGAATTATGAAACCTGATTTTGAAATGCATCGAAAAAGGTGGATAAGAGATTCAGCACCCCAGCATGCACCATCACAGGATCATCGTCTTCCTTGTCGCGACGAGCCGAGAAGAGTGTTACATCACCTATGCTAACCAACGGAACCAAGGTTCTCCAGCTAGAGTCCGCCGCCACCATTTCGATGCCGGGGAAAGCGATGTACACCATGCCGCCGGCACCTTGCTCTGTCAGGAAACTCCGTGGCGGGGACGTGGCCGTGGTGGTGCACAGCCTCCACGACTCCGACAACAGCGGTGTTGAAGCCAGGAACGTGGCGAGCATCTCGCTCGTCTCGAATCTGAtacatcattttaaattattaacgaGAAAAGTTTAACAAATTAGCGCGACTTTGGTTTTAGTTggaattttttaagttatttttgacTTTGAAGAGTTTGAGTGGTGAGGAGAGTGAAGACTTACGATGAAGCTTCGTCGGCCACCATGGGAGATTCTTGGGTTGAAGTCTTGTGGAGAGAATTTATGTGATCGAAGATGATAGTGGGATCAACTTTTTCAATGGTGCTgcttttatacaaatatttcatccattattaattttcatacaaaagtgctacatttattataaaacatcaacaaatttattatatatatatatatattataattattttatattatatatatatatatatatatatatattatttttactttcgaTTTTATTCAGTAATTAccatgataatatttttttatttaaccatattgatcctttttctttcttttcattcttcacATTTATTAGAATGTTGATTTCTTTTCGTTTTctattctcaatttttttatacattactagtttttaaaattagtcttgtatgtttattaaaagagttttaaagaatgagaaaaaaattataaatctttttaagtttataattaagttttggataaaataaaagtgatcgATGAGTTATATATTTAGAAAGTCAAAATGtgtgtaaaattataaataatagacatactaaaaaaatatagaggATAAAACATGTAGGGTaaactctttaaaaatataaagatatgcATAAATATATGTAAAGTAAATTCGCTAAAAAGTATAAATCACTGTATAAACAAACTGGTATAATGTGTATTGCTAAGATCGTCTAGTTAATGTATCGATAGACTTTTCTATTATGTGTTTGTTATACTCGTTTTGTTAGACACATCTAATTTATATCATAAGACTCATCCAATTGGGGAATGAATAGATGATGAGTgtatatttatgcccacatttatggtttaaattcaaatttttgattcAATTCTTCTATTTAAATGGTTGATTTGAATATGATTTGTGTTAAGTGAACTTATTGAGTTTAACAATTAAAAGGTCTTAAAAAGTGACTTTTAGTTACATAAATTATTGTTGGATATTCTAATATTTGTTGATGCAACAGAAATTAACGATTGATCATTCAAAGGATGAAAGTAAATTGTCCAAGAtacaaaataagacaaaaattagtttattacaAGGAGATGAATGAACCATTGGTTTTACAAATATACACCCCTTTGTTAGCATAaagttgaagagaagaagttttgatgatgtctcaaagtcaagtctcaaaTGCTCTTATTGTaggaagatctccatgaagatTTATCTTGTGTTAAggattttgtaatttagtagatttataggatgtggtttatctttgattctatgtatTGCTTGCCTTAGGttgccttaatttttttttgaattacaacacctcattttatactcaagataatcgattatcaaattataataatcgattgtcagtaattaattatgacttgccataattgattatcacgagcaattatgagaatttttaagcaagtttttttaccgttgtgcattcattaaatgcataattaattaccataaatttataattgattatcacaattaattagTTGACAACAGATTTTTGGAagtatccttgagtgagatctctataaattatattgggactcttattctaaaatatgaaacatacaaagtgtattttttctaaattcttatatgcacactagtaaaaaatagtcTTTTAatagcgcacattatgccacggttcaccagaaaccgcaacATAATACTGCacggtgacatttttgaaaataaaacgaacttataggccgcggtttctccgagaaccgcgacctattcctcAGTCAAACTTCTgcctttgacgccacgtcagaaaaacaataaatttgcaggagaataggtcgcggttctgcAGGCAACCACGACCTATTCCCCTGCAACCTTTTGACATTGCCCAATATTCAGCCCTGCAATAAAtttgcaggggaataggccgcggttgcctgcagaaccgcgacctattcccacGCAAATTTATTGCAGGAGCTGACAACGATAAGAATTTCAGAAGACGCAGAGCCATAGGCCGCGGTTGCCTGCAGAACCGCGACCTCTTCccctaattttttaattattctgtGTGGAGGCAGTTGAAcgttattatgaaaataaaaaatactggACAATAGACCGCGGTTGGGGGGAAACCGCGACATAAAGgtttctgaaaattttcaaaattgccatttcattttaatttatatattttttttaatgagaataGGTCGCGATTCCCCTCACAACTGCGGCCTATTCCACAATATGACAATGGTTTTAATTTGAACCGTGGTAGTATGAtttaattaggttaaaaaaaactttgaacagTTTTCGTCTTCCACGCGATCAGTTTCAGAAACCAAACTCCTGAATCAAAATCCGTCTCCGCCGCGATCAATTTCGTCTCCGTCCAGCCATTCTTCCGTCCGCCATTCTACATTGACGCCTATACCTCTCTGTCGCACCCCTGCTTCTCTACTGCACCGCTGCTTCTCTGCCGCACCACTGCTTCTCTGCCACACCACTACTTCTCTGTCGCGCCCTTCTTCTCCGCCGCGCCAAATTTCTTTGCGAAGAGAACCATAAGCAGGTCTGGGAGCTAACCTGGTTTGATGTTTGATTGCTTGTGATGAATGTTCTTTCAATTGATTTCAATTGGTTTTATGCGTGATAGGTGATTGTgtgagtgtgtgagtgaggaacAAAATTGCCCATTTACTATTTTGGCTGTGCATGATAGTTTGATTGTATGAATTTGCTATTTTGGCTGTGCATGAGAGACTAAGTTATGAGCATGAAATTCCAAAATACTTTAGatataattgaaaacaaataaactgGGATTTTGACATTATTTGCCATTATattacactacaaaaaaaatggttattatCGACTGATATTTATATACGGTTTTGATCcgtatgtaataaaaatattacatacggatattatatacggaccTGCAAATAGGTTTCATTAATTCGAGTTTCTCGAACCCTCACTCGAGCTGCCTCTCTCGAACGTTAACTCCATCTGTGCTCTTTCCTCCATTCTCTGTCCCAGGAGCTGCAGAAAATATCATTGCGCGGGTATTNAAGAAAAATTATAGCGGATAATTGATTCCTCTTTGTTGCCActacttcttcatcttctccaccgATTTCTTCAATCTTCATTCGTTTCAATGGCGCTAGGGTTTCATCTGAATTAGAGGCACTGCTCGCTCCAAACGGAACCATGAGTTTCTCGCTAGCAGCTCCTTCGGCTTTTCGCGAGAATCTCCTCCCTCCTCTGTCCCGCTGCACCTCTTGCTTCGAATTTGATCTCCGTTTTCACCGCTCCCACGGCTTTCCTCATTCGCGTTGTCGGTTTACTTCGTTCAAGTTGTTTCGGAACCTGAGGTAGgtacaaatttctttttctatgtaGCGGATATCATTCTGTTTTTCGATTGTTGCTGATTTTGCTTCAAATGCCGTTGTGGTTTTCAACCGGAATAGATCGAGCCGGAGAAGAGGGATTGCTTGTAGTGTTACTGAGCCACAAAACGGCAGCGACGAGCAGGTACTTTTAGTTTGCTGCCTGTTTCTgcatttttttaactcattttgTTGCTGGAGTTTCCTTCAGGAGTCAGCATGCTCGTTTTAACTGACATTAGTCTTCAGAAATTGAAGTGTGATATCATGAAGAtttttgacttgatttttgaCTTCAGGAGTCAGCATGCTCACTTTTACCTTGACAAtatgcaatttttaatttacctaggagaaagaagcatataaaaatgaagaaacacTACCTTCGGAAGATTCCTCTGTGCAAAGTACCTCTCCTCCTGTAGATGGAGAACAACTAAACAAATTTAGTGATGCAAATAAGGATCAAAGTGACGTGCAGGTAATGTTTGGCTTAGTGAATTTCCCTTATAAGTTTGATTAGATGCAAATNCGTTGCCAAAGGTTGTTCTGTACGCACACATGCACTCTCTTTTCATTGTTTATTATCTTATTGTCGAAGACTTCTATAAAAGCTGTTACTCACAGACATAATGTACTCAGGAATTTANNNNNNNNNNNNNNNNNNNNNNNNNNNNNNNNNNNNNNNNNNNNNNNNNNNNNNNNNNNNNNNNNNNNNNNNNNNNNNNNNNNNNNNNNNNNNNNNNNNNNNNNNNNNNNNNNNNNNNNNNNNNNNNNNNNNNNNNNNNNNNNNNNNNNNNNNNNNNNNNNNNNNNNNNNNNNNNNNNNNNNNNNNNNNNNNNNNNNNNNNNNNNNNNNNNNNNNNNNNNNNNNNNNNNNNNNNNNNNNNNNNNNNNNNNNNNNNNNNNNNNNNNNNNNNNNNNNNNNNNNNNNNNNNNNNNNNNNNNNNNNNNNNNNNNNNNNNNNNNNNNNNNNNNNNNNNNNNNNNNNNNNNNNNNNNNNNNNNNNNNNNNNNNNNNNNNNNNNNNNNNNNNNNNNNNNNNNNNNNNNNNNNNNNNNNNNNNNNNNNNNNNNNNNNNNNNNNNNNNNNNNNNNNNNNNNNNNNNNNNNNNNNNNNNNNNNNNNNNNNNNNNNNNNNNNNNNNNNNNNNNNNNNNNNNNNNNNNNNNNNNNNNNNNNNNNNNNNNNNNNNNNNNNNNNNNNNNNNNNNNNNNNNNNNNNNNNNNNNNNNNNNNNNNNNNNNNNNNNNNNNNNNNNNNNNNNNNNNNNNNNNNNNNNNNNNNNNNNNNNNNNNNNNNNNNNNNNNNNNNNNNNNNNNNNNNNNNNNNNNNNNNNNNNNNNNNNNNNNNNNNNNNNNNNNNNNNNNNNNNNNNNNNNNNNNNNNNNNNNNNNNNNNNNNNNNNNNNNNNNNNNNNNNNNNNNNNNNNNNNNNNNNNNNNNNNNNNNNNNNNNNNNNNNNNNNNNNNNNNNNNNNNNNNNNNNNNNNNNNNNNNNNNNNNNNNNNNNNNNNNNNNNNNNNNNNNNNNNNNNNNNNNNNNNNNNNNNNNNNNNNNNNNNNNNNNNNNNNNNNNNNNNNNNNNNNNNNNNNNNNNNNNNNNNNNNNNNNNNNNNNNNNNNNNNNNNNNNNNNNNNNNNNNNNNNNNNNNNNNNNNNNNNNNNNNNNNNNNNNNNNNNNNNNNNNNNNNNNNNNNNNNNNNNNNNNNNNNNNNNNNNNNNNNNNNNNNNNNNNNNNNNNNNNNNNNNNNNNNNNNNNNNNNNNNNNNNNNNNNNNNNNNNNNNNNNNNNNNNNNNNNNNNNNNNNNNNNNNNNNNNNNNNNNNNNNNNNNNNNNNNNNNNNNNNNNNNNNNNNNNNNNNNNNNNNNNNNNNNNNNNNNNNNNNNNNNNNNNNNNNNNNNNNNNNNNNNNNNNNNNNNNNNNNNNNNNNNNNNNNNNNNNNNNNNNNNNNNNNNNNNNNNNNNNNNNNNNNNNNNNNNNNNNNNNNNNNNNNNNNNNNNNNNNNNNNNNNNNNNNNNNNNNNNNNNNNNNNNNNNNNNNNNNNNNNNNNNNNNNNNNNNNNNNNNNNNNNNNNNNNNNNNNNNNNNNNNNNNNNNNNNNNNNNNNNNNNNNNNNNNNNNNNNNNNNNNNNNNNNNNNNNNNNNNNNNNNNNNNNNNNNNNNNNNNNNNNNNNNNNNNNNNNNNNNNNNNNNNNNNNNNNNNNNNNNNNNNNNNNNNNNNNNNNNNNNNNNNNNNNNNNNNNNNNNNNNNNNNNNNNNNNNNNNNNNNNNNNNNNNNNNNNNNNNNNNNNNNNNNNNNNNNNNNNNNNNNNNNNNNNNNNNNNNNNNNNNNNNNNNNNNNNNNNNNNNNNNNNNNNNNNNNNNNNNNNNNNNNNNNNNNNNNNNNNNNNNNNNNNNNNNNNNNNNNNNNNNNNNNNNNNNNNNNNNNNNNNNNNNNNNNNNNNNNNNNNNNNNNNNNNNNNNNNNNNNNNNNNNNNNNNNNNNNNNNNNNNNNNNNNNNNNNNNNNNNNNNNNNNNNNNNNNNNNNNNNNNNNNNNNNNNNNNNNNNNNNNNNNNNNNNNNNNNNNNNNNNNNNNNNNNNNNNNNNNNNNNNNNNNNNNNNNNNNNNNNNNNNNNNNNNNNNNNNNNNNNNNNNNNNNNNNNNNNNNNNNNNNNNNNNNNNNNNNNNNNNNNNNNNNNNNNNNNNNNNNNNNNNNNNNNNNNNNNNNNNNNNNNNNNNNNNNNNNNNNNNNNNNNNNNNNNNNNNNNNNNNNNNNNNNNNNNNNNNNNNNNNNNNNNNNNNNNNNNNNNNNNNNNNNNNNNNNNNNNNNNNNNNNNNNNNNNNNNNNNNNNNNNNNNNNNNNNNNNNNNNNNNNNNNNNNNNNNNNNNNNNNNNNNNNNNNNNNNNNNNNNNNNNNNNNNNNNNNNNNNNNNNNNNNNNNNNNNNNNNNNNNNNNNNNNNNNNNNNNNNNNNNNNNNNNNNNNNNN
This DNA window, taken from Vigna radiata var. radiata cultivar VC1973A chromosome 5, Vradiata_ver6, whole genome shotgun sequence, encodes the following:
- the LOC106761642 gene encoding uncharacterized protein LOC106761642, yielding MSFSLAAPSAFRENLLPPLSRCTSCFEFDLRFHRSHGFPHSRCRFTSFKLFRNLRSSRRRGIACSVTEPQNGSDEQEKEAYKNEETLPSEDSSVQSTSPPVDGEQLNKFSDANKDQSDVQVMFGLVNFPYKFD